The following are encoded together in the Cervus elaphus chromosome 23, mCerEla1.1, whole genome shotgun sequence genome:
- the LOC122681422 gene encoding malignant T-cell-amplified sequence 1-like: protein MFKKFDEKENVSNCIQLKTSVIKGIKNQLMEQFPGIEPWLNQIMPKKDPVKIVRCHEHIEILTVNGELLFFRQREGPFYPTLRLLHKYPFILPRQQVDKGAIKFVLSGANIMCPGLTSPGARLFPAAVDTVVAIMAEGKQHALCVGVMKMSADEIEKVNKGIGIENIHYLNDGLWHMKTYK from the coding sequence ATGTTCAAGAAatttgatgaaaaagaaaacGTGTCGAACTGTATCCAGTTGAAAACTTCCGTTATTAAGGGCATTAAGAACCAGTTGATGGAGCAGTTTCCCGGCATCGAACCGTGGCTGAACCAAATCATGCCAAAGAAGGATCCGGTCAAAATAGTGCGATGCCACGAGCACATAGAAATCCTCACGGTGAACGGGGAGCTGCTTTTCTTCAGGCAAAGGGAAGGGCCCTTCTACCCAACACTGAGGCTGCTGCACAAGTATCCGTTCATCCTGCCCCGCCAGCAGGTGGATAAGGGAGCCATCAAGTTCGTGCTCAGCGGAGCCAACATTATGTGCCCAGGCCTGACCTCGCCGGGGGCCCGCCTCTTCCCCGCCGCAGTGGACACGGTGGTGGCGATCATGGCGGAGGGAAAGCAGCACGCCCTGTGCGTGGGCGTCATGAAGATGTCCGCGGACGAGATCGAGAAAGTCAACAAAGGAATCGGCATCGAGAACATCCATTACCTCAATGACGGGCTGTGGCACATGAAGACGTACAAGTGA